In Accipiter gentilis chromosome 21, bAccGen1.1, whole genome shotgun sequence, one DNA window encodes the following:
- the VGLL3 gene encoding transcription cofactor vestigial-like protein 3 isoform X2 translates to MSCSDVAMQQPAPAACGAPRYLTGAAAAPAAGCPQKKLAVYNKMQESLEVTLPSKQEEDEKDQPAEMEYLNSRCVLFTYFQGDIGSVVDEHFSRALSQASSFNPETALTKSKAGLSPLWRESSTISSQRSSFPTSFWTSSYQPPPPPCLSGVHPDFPVTAPGTFPTPDPSSWPGHGLHQTAPPPPPAASESWHYPLAASQVSPSYAHMHDVYMHRHHPHPHVHHHHPSSHRDPRYGSLLMPSVRTARIPAPQCDVTKTDPAAVTSATSAWAGAFHGTVDIVPSFGFDTDT, encoded by the exons atGAGCTGCTCGGACGTGGCCATGCAGCAGCCCGCCCCGGCGGCGTGCGGGGCACCCCGCTATCTGACGGGCGCGGCGGCCGCGCCTGCGGCGGGCTGCCCGCAG AAGAAGTTAGCTGTATACAACAAGATGCAGGAGTCTCTGGAAGTGACCCTTCCCAGCAAGCAAGAGGAGGATGAGAAAGACCAGCCTGCCGAGATGGAGTACCTTAACTCTCGCTGCGTCCTTTTCACTTACTTCCAGGGAGACATTGGTTCAGTAGTGGATGAACACTTTTCAAGAGCTTTGAGCCAAGCCAGTAGCTTCAACCCAGAAACTGCCCTTACCAAGAGCAAAGCGGGGCTAAGTCCTCTGTGGAGAG AAAGCTCAACAATTTCAAGCCAAAGGAGCAGTTTCCCAACTTCATTTTGGACCAGCTCTTATCAGCCTCCCCCTCCACCGTGCTTAAGTGGAGTACACCCTGATTTCCCCGTTACTGCACCAGGCACCTTCCCAACACCAGATCCCAGCAGCTGGCCAGGACATGGCCTTCATCAGACtgccccacctcctccccctgctgCATCTGAATCCTGGCATTATCCTTTAGCAGCATCTCAGGTGAGCCCTTCGTATGCACACATGCATGATGTGTACATGCATCGCCATCACCCTCATCCACACGTGCACCATCACCATCCCAGCTCGCACCGTGACCCCAGGTATGGGTCCCTGCTGATGCCTTCAGTCCGCACAGCCAGGATTCCCGCTCCCCAGTGCGACGTGACAAAGACAGATCCCGCCGCTGTCACCAGCGCTACCTCAGCATGGGCTGGAGCCTTTCATGGAACGGTGGACATTGTGCCAAGTTTTGGGTTTGACACAG
- the VGLL3 gene encoding transcription cofactor vestigial-like protein 3 isoform X1, which yields MSCSDVAMQQPAPAACGAPRYLTGAAAAPAAGCPQKKLAVYNKMQESLEVTLPSKQEEDEKDQPAEMEYLNSRCVLFTYFQGDIGSVVDEHFSRALSQASSFNPETALTKSKAGLSPLWRESSTISSQRSSFPTSFWTSSYQPPPPPCLSGVHPDFPVTAPGTFPTPDPSSWPGHGLHQTAPPPPPAASESWHYPLAASQVSPSYAHMHDVYMHRHHPHPHVHHHHPSSHRDPRYGSLLMPSVRTARIPAPQCDVTKTDPAAVTSATSAWAGAFHGTVDIVPSFGFDTGLQHQDKSKETSWF from the exons atGAGCTGCTCGGACGTGGCCATGCAGCAGCCCGCCCCGGCGGCGTGCGGGGCACCCCGCTATCTGACGGGCGCGGCGGCCGCGCCTGCGGCGGGCTGCCCGCAG AAGAAGTTAGCTGTATACAACAAGATGCAGGAGTCTCTGGAAGTGACCCTTCCCAGCAAGCAAGAGGAGGATGAGAAAGACCAGCCTGCCGAGATGGAGTACCTTAACTCTCGCTGCGTCCTTTTCACTTACTTCCAGGGAGACATTGGTTCAGTAGTGGATGAACACTTTTCAAGAGCTTTGAGCCAAGCCAGTAGCTTCAACCCAGAAACTGCCCTTACCAAGAGCAAAGCGGGGCTAAGTCCTCTGTGGAGAG AAAGCTCAACAATTTCAAGCCAAAGGAGCAGTTTCCCAACTTCATTTTGGACCAGCTCTTATCAGCCTCCCCCTCCACCGTGCTTAAGTGGAGTACACCCTGATTTCCCCGTTACTGCACCAGGCACCTTCCCAACACCAGATCCCAGCAGCTGGCCAGGACATGGCCTTCATCAGACtgccccacctcctccccctgctgCATCTGAATCCTGGCATTATCCTTTAGCAGCATCTCAGGTGAGCCCTTCGTATGCACACATGCATGATGTGTACATGCATCGCCATCACCCTCATCCACACGTGCACCATCACCATCCCAGCTCGCACCGTGACCCCAGGTATGGGTCCCTGCTGATGCCTTCAGTCCGCACAGCCAGGATTCCCGCTCCCCAGTGCGACGTGACAAAGACAGATCCCGCCGCTGTCACCAGCGCTACCTCAGCATGGGCTGGAGCCTTTCATGGAACGGTGGACATTGTGCCAAGTTTTGGGTTTGACACAG